Within Cyprinus carpio isolate SPL01 chromosome A11, ASM1834038v1, whole genome shotgun sequence, the genomic segment TAATAAGGTGGTTGAGTTCAGAGCAGGTGAACTGTCAGTAGATTTAATCTTTAGGTTACTCTGAAGGCCTCTGTGCAAAAGCAAATCGCATTTATCATTGTAGAGCATCACGCAGCTCTCGCCACATGACTTACATACACGCACAAACACAACAGTCAGACACTGTGAAGGTCTCAAGGTAGGTATTAGATCTGttataaagaaaaacatcttGTAGATAAAGAATCTTCCAAGAGCCTCAATGTCACGTGGCTCTTGAGgataaaaatgtgtttgcaaaTGGTTACTGACAGAACAATAAAACCTATAGATTACACTGCATGGagtcacacagacacatacagacacacaataGGTGAGAGAAGGAAGGAACATGTTTAACCAATGTCCTTGGATCATTTCACACCACTGGACTGTGACTAGAATCGATAAAGTGTCATTTCTAGAACCGGGGTCAATGTGATGGATAGAGATGGACTGTTTCTGCAATAAAGTCACTACAAGATGGTTTGGATAGAAGTGTGGAAGACAAAAGTGACAATGACACTGACCGGCTTCTTGCCaactatgagcttctccaccttcTGCACCTGGGAGACGTGGTCTTCGTTAGTTTTAAGCTCCCGCTTCCGGATTCGCTCGTAGATGCCTACCAACATCTCTCTTGGGATATCCTCTCCGTCGTCCACCCCTGTGCACAGGAAGCAAAACCCAGATTGGATATTTAGGGCACGCAAAAGATTTATGGAAATTTTAGGAAAGAATCAGAAATGTAGGTCAAGCACATCTGAATTACAACGTGACTATATTTACATATGGAAGTTAAATGTGAATCTCTGTTTGCTTCGCTCCAATTATCATGCAAGGTTGTGACCAGAGAGACGTCATTGCTATCCCAAAGAAGCCATTCATCAGTCTggagcacatgcattaagtttaaTAAGAGCAAATTTGAGACTTTTTTTAGTATGATAAAAATCTCTGAATGACTTTGAAGGGAATTTATGAATGGAACAGATTCAGTTTGCAATGAAAAATGTTAATCGCACCGCGAAGGTTCTTTACAAAGTCCTCCAGTTTCATCTTCCTCTCTGGCTTCACGTTTGGGCTGTACATGTCCGTGTTGAGGAGTATAATGGCAAACGCCAGGATGAAGATGGTATCGGGGTTCCTAAATTGACGCACCACCCCCGGGTTGCAGATGCAGTAGCGCTGACTGAATGGAAATAATAAACACAACTACAACAAATGAACAAAGTGAAACAAATTAATACGAGACTGCACTTCTACAGAATCAATAGCTGCTCTGGTGAGTAATTGGTTCTAGATGCACAAGCCTGAATGAGAAAAGTAAAACTGCCATCCTGTTAAAGAGCTATGTTCTTTCAGATAACACTTAAATGGATTTTAAACTGTTCATATGGAAAGATGTCTGCCTCTGAGGGTTTAGctataacaatattttttgaaGGTCTACGGGTGGTAAGCAGGCAACTGTTGGAGTTATCTTCACACACGTTGTAAGCCAGTGTGATCACTCAAATGACAGACGGTCCTTGAAGCCAATCGAACGATGCTGTCTGAGGGCTAAGGGAGTGTTGAAGACCAAAAAAGCTAAATATCTTAGAGGCTTTTTCTTGCTTAAACAAGGTTTCACTGAAAATTATAATCGTTCCATTTTCATTGTCTAATCACCAAGCTTCTCTTAAAAGAACaggtcacacaaaaatgaaaattctgtcattatttattcacgcttatgttattccaaacccatatgacttactGTCTATGTAGAAAACAAGAGGTGAATTTCCTGGCCACTCTTTtcgaaaatatgaaaatgaatgataAGTTGTATTGATGTCATTTCAATGATGTGTTGAAATGAATGATAGGTTGTCAATCCCCAAATATGACccataaatatatcataaaagaGGTTCATATGACTTATgggctatattccaagtcttctgagcAATATTGTAGTTTTgtaacagaccaaaatttaagtcgttatgcactaaaaatcttgaTCTCTTTGGCATgtaatagaaaatattattttgattatgattcattagatatttttaatagatCAGTTGAGTCAGTTCtcaaaaccagtctgaatgacTCATTCATGAGTCAGATGGATATaagcataacatttcaaaacaagtgAGAGTTTTCATTCTTGTGTGTCTAGCACTTTAACAGTGcttcttttttaaagaatgaactgaaatgtttttcacCTGAAGGCTTCAATGAGTCGCTCCACCTTCTGTGCCTCTCCTTGCACCCGGATATGTGCCTGGAATTTTCTCAAGGCTTCATCCAGCTCCATTCCAGAGAAATCCATCTCATCTACCACACAGCTGGAAAAAGATAATGAACAAAGTCAAAGGACCGCTACATTCTTTCCAACACTGTAGTATATCCAAGATGGTGTATTTCATATTAGTTTGGAAATCTTCTGGGGAAAAATTGCATTCTATTCCAATGAATTGTATTAATTTTCACAGCACACATGAAGATATCTTAAACTGAGAGTGGTCACTGCTTTTAGACAAAGGAAAAAGGAGACAAATTTAGTCTTTCCGATAAAAGCAAGTTCTATCAGTCTCTAAATCACAATCATGGGGCATACAGAGCAATCTGAGGGACATTTTGCTCCAGGGATACTCAGAGTGCATTTgatctcacatttttttttcaaggaagtGCCCTTAAAAAAGGCGCTGTCAGACTGAGCTGAACATAGACTGCATGGCCTTATCTGCCCCCATTATCTTGACGTTAGTGGCAGATTGAAAGGGAGGATGAGTTAACTTAAGAGTGAGAATGAGTTGATTCATTCCCAGAAAAGTACTCCATGAATCCAGACACCTTATTCAATACGTACAAAGCAGTGCAAGAGTCCATACATTTTATCCCTCTCTCACTCTTTGATTCCATGGAGGACTGGCTAGAATAATCATTTGTCATATGCGGACTAATTTCAAGGGGTCACTAATAGCTACAGCAAATTCTTGTGGTTACAACAAAAACGAACCAGTTTTCAATTTTCTGAAACGGAATTAATATTTTCCACCTTTGATCCTAAATGCATTCAATTTAAAAAGAGGACACTAAATGGATGTGGGTACAATTGTAAAGAACCAGTTTCTAAAACAATGGACTATGAGCTTTGATCCTACATGCACTCAAAGCCACATGAGCTTGAAAGGCTTAGACACAGTGGTCAGTTTATCTCAGGAGGGAACACATAAATTCAAAATGCTTCAGTGATACTGGCTTAATGTAATTTATCAAGTTAATTCTGCTGTGGTGAGGATAGTGAAGGATAGCGAAAAGCATAATTACAGGGGAGCATcaattaaagattaaagattatCATGATGGAATtccagcagaatttttttttcctttatttttctttctttggagaatttgtgttttctttttttgttaatgtaGGTCACATATGCTTTACTTACGTATGGAGCGTGGACtggttaaattgaaaaaaaaaaaaagactgcagcATCTGCCAGTAAATGAATTAGATTAAAActgaattgtgttatttttttctataataatatacttttaccAGTCCTGGTTTAATTGACAGAGACAACTAATTGTAAATAACCCATGCACAAAACAAAAGTGCTGAAAATTACTACATATTTGAAATAACTTGGGTTTGGAGTATACTTCACTTTGAATTactgtttatgtatatacaaTACACCCAACTAACCCAGTTGAATTTGTTGAACTTACTCAAGAACATCTCTGTTGAACTGTTTCTGCCTGTTGCCCAGGAACTCGCCAATCATCTGTCGACTCAGCCCTTTTCTCTGTAACAGGAAATGGGCAACTCCCACAGGTGTGTCTGGGACAAATCCTCGCTCAATCAGGTATTGGGTGCCTTTTTCAGGTTTCCTAGAGACAATAAAAGAAGATCAAGAGTCTGAACAGTGCCTGTACTGGTCCCAAAGTGTGACTACGTATCTCAGCTCAAGTATGTTCTTGTGACTGGACTGTTACCATACAAGATTAAAAGGAACTTAATGGCGCAGAGAAAAAAATGGGCAAATCCACAATCATCCAAGATTAGAGGTTCCCACTTTAAACAAGGctttaaatgaacaaacacattCTAAGACTCACACATACTGGCACATAAACATGCACAGCCCCAGCAGCATGCAATCACCTTAATCCATTCAATAAGAAATTAAATCTGATCTGAAATACCTCatgattgcaaaaataaatgatcaaagaTAATCCATATGTTATTATAAGgagcttaaaaaaaagaattaatctTGTTTGTCTTAAGTACACAGAGCTAGATGGTAAACTCTGGTTATGAGGGCAGTGTGGTTTCCTTGATCAACATCCCAACTAAACTAATAGTGTTCTCATCACAGTTCTAATTGCTTGATCGCTAATCAAATTTAGAGTGCTGAGTGGCAATCAAACAGcaccacatgcatgcacacagacacactgaataaataaatgagcaaaaattaaaacattaaaacacactaTTGCTATTGCTATCTATTGCTCTTTGTACACTTGGTTTAGATGATAATTGAAAAAACATTAGCTTGCGCATTGTTTGTGCACAAAGATCTTTCATAGCTATTAACACAGCTCCAACTGGGCTAATGAAAACTCAGTGCAACTGTAACATGACACTCCAAAACAGAGTATGTGAGCGGCATGGTATTGAGGAGCAAAGTAGCATCATTTTTGCCTGGAGTGAGGTGTGTTCCTCTAGCTCAAATAGTTGAGCATGACATTAGCAATGCCAAAGTCGTAGGCTTGATCGCTTGAATGcaagtcacttttgataaaaacatctgccaactgcattaatgtaacatttaaaattttcaaaatgtgCAAGTATAATAGAATTGCATGCTGGCAACAATTCACATCATAATCATGCTAACATGTGcatatgaacataaaagcatACTGAAACAACTTAGTGTGGTCACGTGTACCTTACTAAAACGAGCATGGTCATGTATACCTTGAAAAATGGATTCAAGTCTGTTGAACTTATAATATGCAAATTTgccatgttttgtaaaatgaagTTTCTTGGGTAGTAATGACCTGTGATTAAGCTGTGCTTCATGCTGCTTTGCTTAGGTTTCGCTAATTCGGCTTTAAAGTCACAGTGTTCAAATTGTTCTGGAAGCAGAAAATGGAAAACCCGGAGTGGATTTCGAGTGgacactccactcacatactatTTTCTCAAACTGGCTTTCTACAACCAAAAGGATGAATTCAAACTTCACCTACTTGTTAAAAAGGTTCAGGCCGATACGATAGTGCCTCTTGCGGATGATATCGTTGCTGAACGCGGGCGAGTCCCAACTGTTGCGGGTCTCTTTATGATATGTCTGCTTGCTGAGAGTCTGCTCTCGAAGACTATCCCTGGATGAGGACTCCGAACTGCAGTTGATGGTATCATTGGAATTGGAAGTGCTGTTGATGCTGTCGTTATCACCGTCAGAAAAGTCCGACTCAGATTTGCTTTGCCGGTTGGCAGTGCCGTTGATTGCCAGGTGGCTCTCCAGCTGCCGTGGCCGATGCCGAGGAGCATCGTCATCTCTTGCCGGTCCCCGTGGGGGTAGCGCGTGAGAGGGGATGTGTTTCGGGCTGCCGTGCTGGCTGGCGATGCCCCGATCGTAAGCGTTCTGCCTCTTGAGAGAGCTTCGGTCAGAACGGTCGCTCAGCTCAACTGAGCTATCACTGGGAGGTTCGATGGTGAGCAGGGGAAGATGGTCTATCCTCAATCTCTGCTCTTGACACTCCAGTGACGGGGTGCTTCGGCAACTAGTGTCTGTGTCAGCCTTTTCGTCCTTGTGTGCTAGAGACCAGTAATCCTGCGAGGAGTTCAAAGAACGTAGACGGAGGTCTGACTCCGTGCTAGAGGGTCTGTCAACTGATTGTGATAAAGGAAGAGGAGGGGAGAGCTCTTCCTCGTCTATATAAAGTGTCACATCGCTATAGGAGGCTGTCATCTCATCCCGCTTACGGTGGTCACTACTGTGGGAAGGCTTGATCTTGTAGGTAACCTCTTGCTCCCTGTCTGGATGACCTCTGGTTGGCTCTGGCTGTCCGTCGTCTCCATGTAGGCTGCGACAGTTCAGAGCATCATCTATCGACTCTGCCAACGATTTCACCTGTCGAGAGAAAACGTCCTCCAGCTCTGTAATGGCGTCCGTGAAATCACTCTGGACTGCAGGTGACTTCATGTTGGTGGGGACCATCTCCCCACGCTCCGATTGCACCAAGGCTCCTAGTTTAGAACCATCGTCTGTAAGAGACACCTGCTTCCCCTCAAAATACGAACTGTGGACTTTTTCAGGTCCTTCAAATGAAAACTGCATTCTCATATTGGACAAAACTATGCGTCTGGACATGCGGTTCTCCGACATAGAACTCCTGAGGCGCTCAAAGTTCTTGTTCATCTGATATTGGCGGAAGGCAGTCTGGATTGTTCGCGCAGCATGTCGGGTTATAAAACGCCCTCCATATTTGCGCTCCAGCATCTCCACCTGTGGAAACACACAAAGATTACGCACCACTTTTAGTGATAGTAGCAAAACCCAAACTTGCATATGTCCCTTTCTTCCTTAGTCTTACAGAATTTTATTGTTGACAGGGATTTTGTTCTCCCTCCCATGACACAATATGACTTGACCAAACCTCAAGCCAAAAATGGTAAGCCACATAAATAAAAGAGACAAATAAAAGCCACACATAGTTCTAACTATTAAAGCTAGGGTATTTTGGCAGATAGGATGGATAAAACCATTTCATCCCTTATAAAGGCATCATGGACTGAAGAACGCCTTTAGCATGGTACCTAAGAAACCAGTTGTAACTCACTATCATGCAAAAGCCTGCTCAAGACCTTTTTAGCCTGAAGAATGGGCAGAACTAATCACATTTCTCAGCTCTGTGGGACCTCACACAGAGACGGTGGGAAGCACGCCACTGGATAGTACCACAACACAGTCACTCTGAATACGAATCACTCTCCCAACATGCATTTATGATTCTCATCTCCCAAATCCTAAAAGGTTCTCATTGATCTCATATCAGCCTTTGGGTGTATCAAATTACTTCATATGAAAGACATCCAGTCAACACAAGCAAACTGAAGAAATTAATGTTCATCCAACTACAATAAACTAGATTTATTTACACAGTCCTTCAAGGGGAAGTACATCAAGCATAAGATGAAGCCACTGAAACTCAATCACACTCACAAAAAGGCTCATCACAATATGAATACAAATAGTTGGTGGAGAATTTATGGTTTCTTGGTAGCATTCTAGTTAAAGGTCATGAAGAAATCTACCTGTTTGTCTTGGAGGTCGGTTGAGAGCTCATAGCTCTCAGACAGTGATCGTGAGCGTTTGATGGCCTCCTCTTCTGCCTGTTTGCGAAGGATCGACTGGGAATGCTGGAGTTTGGGTCGCCGCGGGCGCTGCCGTACCTCGTGAGCGTACAGTGGTGGGCCGTCGAAGTGCTCGCCACTGATGATGGCAGTGCGGCTCACTGGCCCTCGTAAGTAACCACCACTGTTATCTAGAGAGGGGCCCGCCTCACCACCCGGAGCCTCACCTTCCACACTGtagacaggaaaagaaaaaaactgtaagttgATAGAGTGGGttagaaaaaaatttaacaacGAGTCACACTACACCTATTGCATGGtctgtttttgattcatttaaaataactgactcataagagtcatCTGTTTGTGAATTAGCCTGTTCAGATTACGTCATCATTTTCCAATAAATGCCCTGTTTTTTCATCACATTCAATACAAATGGCAAAGTCACATTCACGGATCTGTTAAATATGAAGATTCAGACCAGCATTCACAGTACATATAACACATGCCACCTTGTTTTTCCAGACACAAATCAAAGTTCCTTGTAAATCCCCTTATCCACTCCCACAAGCTTACACGTGAGATTACAAGTTGAGCTTTGAACTGGTGAGGAGGTATAACAGCAAACGACTACTTTTATAGTAACACACAATGGTATGGTGCATCTCTGTCAAGATAAATAAAGAGAAACGAATACACAGACTCTTTGGGCAAAAATATAAATGGAATGATCAACACTTCCTGCAGACAAAACTCACAGCTCACTGGATGTTCAGGAAACAGTCTCAACACAGAACCCCCAGAGATTATATTTCAGTTGATTAAGTTAGCATTTACTTTGGTGTAATCCATGAGTTTTAATCTATGTACTTTTTTATAACATACTGCCTCCGTAGTATGTGCTTTTAGATGCTAATTCCTCCAGTACTGCATACTATGATAAAATATTCTAGCAGTCTAGTGTCAGCTGTCACATACATCATGCTCACACACCAAACGACACACTCCGGGCCATAGCTCAGAGAATCAACAGCATAACTCCTACCTGTCAACACCTTAGGAGAAGTATACCTGCTGTGGCAAATGGCTTTTGTTTCTTGAAGAGATGAGTAAAAAGAAAACTGTGGCACATtcgttaacaaataaaacaatcaaatatacttcagccACGCCATTTCTAATGTGATTGCTTGGAAAGGTCAAAGTACATAACGAGGGATATTTGATTACAATGCATATCAGTTACACAAGTGAAAGAGAGATGACAGATATAGGTGATTTTGATGatcttaaaaatatacagtagtctTATCATAGTCAATCTCAGGACCAGTGACAAAATACATATGGATGGGTCTGGTTCaagatttaatataaatgttaagcaaattaatttcaatatttcataccgtacattaaaatttgtaatttataattttctataatttttttttaaacaaagaggTAAAGATTTATAACATCAGCCATAAACTGACAATAATGATCAGCTCTTGTGTATCTGCCAGATTCTTAATATCGATGCATGCTTAgattaaattagatattttttttttgatggaaatATTGTTTCAGCACCAagaaggatgttgatccaggaaggtATCCTTCTTTTCAACTCTTTCATGTTCCACAAAAGCCAAATCTGAATTCTTTTAGTACATGTTTGTTTTGCACCTTTACTGCTTCTCATCCACATACTCATACTTCCTTGCATCAACTAAATTCCAGCAGATTAACTTTCTAGATGAAGTGCTCttcttttaattaaaggaattagTGTGCAGTAGAGCATTCAGTATTACAGAGATGAGAACACAGACACACTTAGATTGATTGAATTTGTTCATCTTGTATAGAGGAAGCGGCAGAGGAGAGATGTATGGATGTCAGAGCACTTGGCACTGTTTGCAGGTGTTTCCAATCATGGATAAGACAATACAAGAGCCTGGTGTAGATTGACTTCAACAAGCAATATACTCAGGGGGCAGGCTCTATTGAGCCGATACACCCTTATACACATGCCCCTTCAGCTAGTGCTGTGATCAGCAAATGACATACAGAGGATGCTGAGAGATGTTGGGTTGAAGGTATAGAGACTGTTCTCACACTTCGTGACAGGTCTGTATTCACATGCTGCTTAAAAATAATAAGCCTCAGTCTGAAGGAAGAAcctctgcacctcactcccaattttttttttcaatatggggacaggagaggtgtcagtgaataaatggaaaaacaaagtagCTTGGAtttcttatttgaaaaagtaacaatTTACAACCATTCTTATGACTTTATtagaggtggcataaatgcaaACCAATAATCTGCCTTAGGGTTACTTCATATTATCAACACTAAATTAACAATTGTATAAAATGCTACagacaaaaatcataatgttCATCTATAAACACATATCACATGAAAAACAGTCACTCTTGAAACACTACTTATTCAAATCTCCTAGTTAAAAGCTTTGtgtgattcacttaaaagaactgAATCATAAGAATCATTATTAGAGTAAGACTACACCGATTGCATTGTCTATATCATAACTGTAACGTTTCCCAACCGTAGTACTGCCTGTTTTATCATGCAGAGCACATTAAGATGACTCTTGAGTGCCTATCCAACTTCCAGAGATGACCCAAAGTTATGAACACACATAAAGCCCACCTACCGCTCTGAAGGACACAACTAATGAACGGTCCAGATGGGTAAAGTAGGagcttatatataaataaatgttatatacaaTGGCCTTGTTTCATGTATTCCTACATGCACACATAAATACCTTCACTCTGCCCACAGTGGTTGGTCATAAAGAAAGATGAACATGTTTTGTTACATATGattgtacattatatggaaacaTGACGCAAGGTAATTCAGATGATGAATTTGACAGCTAATTTCCCCAAATCTCTGCACTGAGGCTATGTGGCTCGAATGACTTCTGGTGTCTGACGCCTGATGTCTCCTGAAAGAGCTCTAAGCGGGTCCCTTGAAGGGTGGCAGcaaatatagttttcattttgtttggttgCCTTCTCATCTCTCTGAGGAGAGCCAGGGTTATTTCAAAGTCTGACTCCCCATAAAAATTGATAGATGATGGTGCCTGAAAAGTCACAACTATTGTGAACACAAGCGATATATAATCCTTTGAGGATGCCAGATGACATGTCTGTGAATAGATTCAatgaaaaaatgtaagaaaataaatacatggacGTGTTTAGAGATCATCACAGTGATGGCGTGGGGGAAAAACTTGCTGAAATGGAGGACATCCATTCATCTCAGggcaaaacaatcaaaacagtgGGCTAAATGTTCAAGGGTGAGTCGCTAAATTTAAACTACAAGGCGGGATAAAGCTGAATGAGTGGCAATCCAgctctcattttaattttctgcCTCATGTTATTTTATAAGACCGTGAACGAAATAGCAAATTGAATTTAATGAGGAAGAAAGCCTGCTTTAATTGAGCTGAGGACTGTGCTCTCAAATCTATACGCTGGTGCTCAAAACACTAATTAGACATGGGGTCATTGTTAAAATGGACACAGATTAGCTTCCAAGTCTGTCAAGTTTTAACTTTCTTTCTTGCGCCATTCCAAAAATGTCCTGTAATGAAACAAACAGACCACTAGGGGCACCAATGGGCATTTCAGAAATTCAGCCAGCTTTAAAGGAATCATtcgcacaaaaataaaaaaattatttttaaattacatgagggtgatatttttggctaaactatctCTTCAACAAAATATCTGTATTGTATTACACCCAAAtgtaatttacagtatatacttgGGCGTTTTTTTTCAATCAAGCGAATTGTGAAGACAACTGAGGCTGTCATACTCAAATCCATAATTCAAGACAGCTGGCCAAGTTCTGGATTTTCCAGAGGGTCTCATTAGGCAGCAAGATGAGGCGTTTCTATAGGACTGGTTTGGGCTAAGAGAGATATGGGAGGTTCTGACAAGGGTAAAAGAACACAAGTGCTAACAAGATGGTGAGGTGTTAGGATCTGACAGAAGACGAAATGCACCGTCTCTTGCTCTCCCCTGGAGTTCACCTAAATGAGAATCTCAAAAGAAGACCTCTATCTCACAGAGCTAAATTACTTGTTTGAAACTCAAAGCCAAGAAACTATTGACTTACAACATGCCGATATAAAGAGGAACTAATCACTGGCAATTTCAATCATCTACAATTCCCATGAGTAAAAGTACAACTGGTtgaactgcattttatttacatttaatcccTCTGAGGTGTCCACAATTCTgcattttttattcctttttaggCAGCAATTTCTGCTGAGCTTACATCATCTAATTGACTGTGAAGCAGAGGTGCAGATGCTGAATCTAACAAAGAAAACTAACAAGCTCATTTACATTTCACTACCTAAACCACATTTCATTTGAACTCCTGGGTGCTAATTTTGGAATCTTTTTCATGTCCTGAAACTTCAAGCTCTAAAGTTTTTACTGCCACCCTGACAACtgactttagatttttttttaattttgatgctGTATGTTTAAGATTAGACTTAtataagattatattatatattatatatatatatatatataataatatataataataataaaaaaagaaaaaaaaattttttatatatatatgttttaaatgtaatttattcctgtgttggcaaaactgaattttcagcagccattattccagttttcagagtcacatcttccttcagaaatttggtgctcatgaaacatttttgattattatcaatgtttgaaaacacttgtactgcttaatatttttgtggatatttctaaatgttacaaattgatttcatttaaagaaaaaaatcttactgatcccaaacaacCTTAGGTTTCTGAGGCTTTGAGGGGGCAGAAGAAGCTGTCAAAATTACAGATGGGGGTTTTCCCCAGAATTACGCACATATATAAGTTTCACTGACATTGTTTGGTATGTGTGTGATCTTTAAGACCCTCACATGAAACAAGTGCTTTAAATCCAGGTTTGAGAGCATTAGAGGACCAGTCAGGCTGCCTTCACAAGAGTGCCACTTCGCATGAATGCAGCCCTGTTGACTGGGAAATGCTCCGGCATCTTACATAAAGCACTCATTGTTCAAATAAAgcttgttttattaacattaccaAGCTTATTCTGGTATTGCATGCATTTCAATGGGGCTGATCTAGTAATATACATACATGTCTCTATTTGTTATGATTAATAAGATCAAATTGTTTTGTTGGCCATGCCACCATGGCACCTTCCAATGAC encodes:
- the LOC109059922 gene encoding IQ motif and SEC7 domain-containing protein 1-like isoform X7 translates to MACHRYHFVEGEAPGGEAGPSLDNSGGYLRGPVSRTAIISGEHFDGPPLYAHEVRQRPRRPKLQHSQSILRKQAEEEAIKRSRSLSESYELSTDLQDKQVEMLERKYGGRFITRHAARTIQTAFRQYQMNKNFERLRSSMSENRMSRRIVLSNMRMQFSFEGPEKVHSSYFEGKQVSLTDDGSKLGALVQSERGEMVPTNMKSPAVQSDFTDAITELEDVFSRQVKSLAESIDDALNCRSLHGDDGQPEPTRGHPDREQEVTYKIKPSHSSDHRKRDEMTASYSDVTLYIDEEELSPPLPLSQSVDRPSSTESDLRLRSLNSSQDYWSLAHKDEKADTDTSCRSTPSLECQEQRLRIDHLPLLTIEPPSDSSVELSDRSDRSSLKRQNAYDRGIASQHGSPKHIPSHALPPRGPARDDDAPRHRPRQLESHLAINGTANRQSKSESDFSDGDNDSINSTSNSNDTINCSSESSSRDSLREQTLSKQTYHKETRNSWDSPAFSNDIIRKRHYRIGLNLFNKKPEKGTQYLIERGFVPDTPVGVAHFLLQRKGLSRQMIGEFLGNRQKQFNRDVLDCVVDEMDFSGMELDEALRKFQAHIRVQGEAQKVERLIEAFSQRYCICNPGVVRQFRNPDTIFILAFAIILLNTDMYSPNVKPERKMKLEDFVKNLRGVDDGEDIPREMLVGIYERIRKRELKTNEDHVSQVQKVEKLIVGKKPIGSLHHGLGCVLSLPHRRLVCYCRLFEVPDPNKPQKLGLHQREIFLFNDLLVVTKIFQKKKNSVTYSFRQSFSLYGMQVLLFENQYYPNGVRLTSALPGADIKVLINFNAPNPQDRKKFTDDLRESIAEVQEMEKYRIESELEKQKGVVRPSISQSSGLKKETGNGNLSRTSLDDSYAMGEGLKRSALSSSLRDLSDAGKRGRRSSAGSLDSNMEGSIISSPHIRRQATSSRDCPSRQQSIPNSSSLLGSLFGTKRGKSPSLPPQPSHPSHPSHSSHPTLISHTPHPSNLHHTARDSVTVTETQAQMHPHHAQFCHMQNPPPYHHHHHYHPPAHIQHPPHQYHPPPGPSSSHSHLHGPHGPHPSHPSHSQHAPHHHSQPPAPPPAASSTKPKHSGISTVV
- the LOC109059922 gene encoding IQ motif and SEC7 domain-containing protein 1-like isoform X4 — encoded protein: MLKLKTFCLDYWQFLCLQPLNGFYKSVEGEAPGGEAGPSLDNSGGYLRGPVSRTAIISGEHFDGPPLYAHEVRQRPRRPKLQHSQSILRKQAEEEAIKRSRSLSESYELSTDLQDKQVEMLERKYGGRFITRHAARTIQTAFRQYQMNKNFERLRSSMSENRMSRRIVLSNMRMQFSFEGPEKVHSSYFEGKQVSLTDDGSKLGALVQSERGEMVPTNMKSPAVQSDFTDAITELEDVFSRQVKSLAESIDDALNCRSLHGDDGQPEPTRGHPDREQEVTYKIKPSHSSDHRKRDEMTASYSDVTLYIDEEELSPPLPLSQSVDRPSSTESDLRLRSLNSSQDYWSLAHKDEKADTDTSCRSTPSLECQEQRLRIDHLPLLTIEPPSDSSVELSDRSDRSSLKRQNAYDRGIASQHGSPKHIPSHALPPRGPARDDDAPRHRPRQLESHLAINGTANRQSKSESDFSDGDNDSINSTSNSNDTINCSSESSSRDSLREQTLSKQTYHKETRNSWDSPAFSNDIIRKRHYRIGLNLFNKKPEKGTQYLIERGFVPDTPVGVAHFLLQRKGLSRQMIGEFLGNRQKQFNRDVLDCVVDEMDFSGMELDEALRKFQAHIRVQGEAQKVERLIEAFSQRYCICNPGVVRQFRNPDTIFILAFAIILLNTDMYSPNVKPERKMKLEDFVKNLRGVDDGEDIPREMLVGIYERIRKRELKTNEDHVSQVQKVEKLIVGKKPIGSLHHGLGCVLSLPHRRLVCYCRLFEVPDPNKPQKLGLHQREIFLFNDLLVVTKIFQKKKNSVTYSFRQSFSLYGMQVLLFENQYYPNGVRLTSALPGADIKVLINFNAPNPQDRKKFTDDLRESIAEVQEMEKYRIESELEKQKGVVRPSISQSSGLKKETGNGNLSRTSLDDSYAMGEGLKRSALSSSLRDLSDAGKRGRRSSAGSLDSNMEGSIISSPHIRRQATSSRDCPSRQQSIPNSSSLLGSLFGTKRGKSPSLPPQPSHPSHPSHSSHPTLISHTPHPSNLHHTARDSVTVTETQAQMHPHHAQFCHMQNPPPYHHHHHYHPPAHIQHPPHQYHPPPGPSSSHSHLHGPHGPHPSHPSHSQHAPHHHSQPPAPPPAASSTKPKHSGISTVV